GCTCTGCACCCATCGGAGCCTATTCCGTCCCTTACCATCAAGTTCATGTGTCTGCCATGGCTTTGCGTTGTTTGCTGAACCGATGGACTTACACGAAGAGGTACCTGATGATACTGCACAACCATCAATGTTAATGTTTCTGTAATAAGCAATGAAAGGTGCAAGTGTCCAATCTGTTTTCACTCTGCCTCCTTGTGTTGCCCATTCATCTGCATTCCACAAGCTGCAGTATACTTTCATTGCTTGACTCtttgggaatggaattccgatgcTTTCGTGGTTGTTGAATACTCTAATTGGACTGTTATCTACTAAGAACCTGAATTATATCAAAAGAATTGGTAAGATCAAATGTAATAACACTAATGTAATTACAAGAATTTGGATTCAACTTATATACATTGACTAGtataacattttttaaaatagtataGGTGTAATTTAATCTGTTATAGTAGGTGTATGTCGATATTCACTATCATTGTTTCAAAGTTAATGTCTAAGAAAATATGAATCTAAAATTATATACATTTGATCACACGTTATACGAATTCTCACATATTTTAACATATTGTAGCACGTTATCTGACTTATAGTCTTTTAGGTGATCCAATAGTGTAAAAATAAGAGCATACACGTGAGGTGATTTGGTGTAACTTACACTATGCGGTGAGGATTCCAGACAATGGAGTAAGTGTGAAATGCAGCAGTTGGATCGAACCAAAGGTGAAATTGTTGTTCTTTGTTTCCTTTTCCTTGTGTATATACATTGGTATGGACTGTGTAAGGCTGACCAGAGACATTGCCCAAGAACTCGAAATCAATCTCGTCATGTCCTTCTCCTTGTGAAGATAACTAATGAAGATAACAGAGAACAAGACAGAACAATCCATTATGAGCATGACGACATATTATAATAAGAATTAGGATATTAATAAGAGTTCATCAAATTTTAATAAGAGGCCTTAAACTTACAAAGAAAGTGGTTACAGTGCCAGCAGAGTTTCCGGGGACAAGTTTAAGTTGCATATCGAACCTTCCAAAAAGAAACTCATTTTTGGATTGAAAACCAGAGCCAGAAAGTTTATCAAGAGAGAGGGCAAGGCCTCTACCGCCTTCTTGAATCTTACCGCGTCCTTCGCCCCAAGTAATGTCTACATCTCTGTAGAAATTACCAGCTGAGGCTAGTAATTGGATACACATCAGTATtgaaacaagaagaagaaatgcTGATGAAAATTTAGTAGCCATTTTTCAAGATGAAATTGTTAAAGGAAAAATGTGAAATGCTGATGTTATTAGTTTGGTTAAAGAGGCCTTTTTATAGGTGCAATATGAAGCAGAACATAGTATGAAGAATCTATTGTTATGAGATGAATATGGGGCAACTTGGAGGCAAAGGAATGTGAGCTGGAACCTTTAGTTTATTCACAATTATTGTGAACCACAATAATTGCTTCCGCgtggtgttttttttttctttttcctccgAGATAATTTCAGAGACTTTCCTTTGGCGAGAAAAGTGGAAGCAACATTTGTTGAGAGAAGTAGTATTGTTTTAGTGTAACTGGACATGAAGTTTAAGAAATATAAAGAGATTTTTTAATCTCAAACTTTGAAGTTAAAGATACGTGTGCGTactaaatttcttttaaattttgtggTTGAATTGTCAATTTACTAATTATACTCCTTTTAagacaaataaagaaaaagtaagATATTTAAATTGAGATAGATTGGATGAAGTACAAAAGACTTTGGAGACAAATAACGGATTTAGGCCTTTTATTTGAAGGactttttaaataaagttatttataAAACTATTTAAACAAAAACTATATAAGTCAGGAGAAAATTAGtctatttattctttatattaAGGATAAGTATATTTAAAATGTTTAAATAAAGAAGGTAAACgtaatattataaatcataaagAAAGTTAATGAAACCAAATCTAAAGATAGATCTCTAAAAttatatcttttctttttccaatgAAAATAAGATCATGTAATTTTGATTACCTCATCCAAAACATGTCTGTTATGAAATATCCATCAGGATACAGCTAATATGAAAAACCGAAGGGCATGTGACTGAGTGAATTCCTTGGTTTACAGAGTACTTTATGGgctttatttttgttcttttaccACTAAAGAATAGTTTTTATCATCCCATTTTTTGTTTAAATTATTCCATTTCTTGGATATTGGAAAGAAATGGATCTGAATAGCATGGAACAGATGCCAATCTAATTTTGAATTCAAACACAATTAACTAATATTAGAAAAGATAAAGATTGTTTGGTAAAATATACTTACTAACTAGTGGAAGAAAATGAATGAATCGAGAAATGTCCAGAAGGATAcatcaaaatttcttttaattttatatttttgaacaTATCAGGTAGAAAATTAGAATATTACGACGTATTTTTTTACCGTATCTTAACATAAGCGTCAATGAAATCGAAGCGATAATGTTGTGTCAGACTGGTTACTAATAGTGTAAACAGTAATGAACGCACAAGTATATATGTGAAATATTACTTTTTACCGTAATAATTAAAGTTTAACAAAGTTGAATTAATTGAGAGAGATAACTCAGTAATTAAGATTGTGCAAAAGGTATAAGTTGTCTGAATTAGTTCATCTAGTAGATATGGAATACTGAATGATTATACATAACATACTCATAGGCTGGTAAAATATATTTACCAACTCGTGGTATTATTTATACCATACAAAAAGCGTAAGATATTTGGCTTCATGCACACAATTAAGAAATATTAAGCAgcttaaattattaattattaaaattaaaaattatttaatttagcGTAAACATCGACTAAATTATTGAAGCATATCTCAACCCAATAAGTGTCTATACCAAATATTTGAAACCAAAACAAAGTAGTTCTCATCTTGTGATCTGGCTTGTTTATGCCTATACCAAATAACATATCTTTTTTGGTTGTACCAAATAACATATTAAGTTAAACATATCTTTACATGACATATCTCAACTTAATATGACAGAGGTCCAATTGCCCAAATActttgaaaacatgaaaataattggagcataaaataatgcataattatTGTAATTAACAATGGGTTAAGCCAgtgttttcaatttttctagttCTAGAATTCTAATTGTTGGGAGCTTTATAATTCTCAATTATCAAGATGGATGAAGAGAGGGGGTGTGAAAGCTTCACTGGAAATCATGTGCCAGAAATAATTAACCAAACATCATAATTTTCTTTCAACAAACAATGactaataattcaaaattttcaagattTATACAATCAACTACTAATGGTATAGAGAACATGAATTATTGAATATTAAATAAAACATACTTAAATGAATAATGCGTTTTTGTATAGACAATCTTAATTAATTTGAGATCAAGGCATAATTGTTGCTGTCGTCCAACCGATAAGAAATATGTCAACCAACATGAATTGTGGCGAGATGGTGGAGATACTTCCATTTAATCAGAAGTCTTGAGATTCGagcatttgaaaattttaaaaaaaatcatgttaaaaACATTACCCTCTGAAATAATCCtacaatatataaatttaaattcaatCGGACTCAAATACAAGCAACGAACCACGAgtagaaaaactaaaaaaggCCAAGAAACACGTCTTACTCAGCAAATTAAAGCATTTTATTGCTTAGTCCATTGACATTTATACCTTTCTTGGACAAGATCAATTTTAACCTTATAGTAAAAGGATGTGTTTGAAAATTACGATGTAATTTAATTATCTGGGAAGATTTCTGACCAAGTCGCCATTGGCACTCGATATCTAATCAACTGAACTAACTTACGATTCTGAATTATCTATGAAGCTTCTAAAAGTACCCCGATTGCTCGGGACACGAATTCCCAACTTGTCTCCAACTGAAAAAAATGCAAAGAACTGAAAGCATAACATTTAGTAGTGCATATAATTGAGATTGTtataataattcataaatatcaaattatGAATGTGATCGTAATTAGCCAGTAATTTCAATATGCAGCAAAATGTGCGGAAGCTCCGGTGGGAGTCACGTGTCAGAAATAATTGACCAAACATTCATTAATCAACTATTCAAGATTTGCCTAATCAAccttaaattatttgaattttaggtGTAATTTATTTAAATGGATGAAAATGGATAATGAAAATTCAgttgattttaattaatttgagaTTAGGGCCTAATTATTTTCATCCCGTCAACAAAAAGATGACCGATACGAGTTTAGCCTTTTATTTTATTGCTTATAGCCTTATACTGTCTTTGACTAAGCTTATAGACGAGTTTagcctaaaatattttgaggaTATTTTAGTTATTCTAACAAAATAACCACTTATCAGTATTTTTTATCATCAAAAAACATCAATCGCTTATTAGCAGTATTTTCAAGACTTTTATCTAAACATGTAAcaacttatttataaaattattttaagccattaaaaatacttttgaacACAAATGCGGAGTAATGCGTGTTTCAAGTAAAGCCAGAATTTCCATTTGATTTGATCGTCCAAGATCTCATGTTGAATTATAGCGTGTTTGGCTTAATTCTTTTGAAATACATGAATTATAGTGTGTTTGATTAAGTTTCTTGGAAAAATTTATACATTAATTGAACATAATTCAATGTCAGCACTCAGCACAAAGTAACTCAATTTCTTATCAATTCAATAGTTTTCCAAGTCTCTTTAGTTACAATATTCCTTAACATGCTTTCCTCTTAGATTAATATTGGCTATTGTCCCTTCTACACAAAACTTCAATGCATGACTGTCGAAACTAGCTAGTATTGCGATTGATATGGGTTGTGGTGGAAAGGTTGAATTTCTCCGTTTTAATCAGAAGTTTCGGATTTGaattttggaaattggaaaaaaattgtTAGAAGTATGCACTCAGAAATGAGTCTTGCAAAGCATGATTTCGAATTCAATCGGAATTTAATATGAGTATGAGATATCGaataacaaaaaagaagaagctagCTAGTATGTGATATTTGGTATATTTACGTACGTTTGATTATAAAACATTTATCATTTGTAATGTTCTTTTGAGTGTTTTGAATGTGAAAAATATCTAATTAGACTACAGAGATGAAAAGATTTGCAAATTAGGATGAATCGAACTAAAATTGAAGACTTTTAGCTGATAGtaataaagaaaaattctaGGTAagtaatgataaattaattaattaattaattatgccCCATTTTACTTTAAATATTGAATAATGTTGTAACAAACTAAATATGTTCCAAAATATTTGATGttctttttgttaaaaaaaaggtACACTTAGCTTTTAActttatatttgaaatttactcttatttattaaattagtcGAGTGTTAATTAGGTGAAACGTTTAAGGAAGAGATAAAAGAGGAATAGACAAATATTTCtatgaataattaaaaaatggaTTAATGTTCGTTTTGGATGAAATTATAATGTTTagtcaattatattttttggcACATTACTTCTGACATTGTtacatatttaaattttgttaCTTATGCTCCATGCATTAATATTCATGTGTGTTTGGACCTCTGTCGTATTAAGAACCGTCATGAATTATTTTGTACCATATGTTTGGTATAACCATTTATTGTAGGTAGAGATGCTTCCATAAAAGGTAGGTTTGCATAGTGAGTTCAATCTATTTTAAGTGtacaattaagaaaaatatttatataattatgttaCTTGAAAACTagttacaaatattttttctctattttcgtTACTATTTCGGTTAATTTGAACGCACTTCGATTATTTCATCTTGTACTTAATATTTCTTacacaaataaagagtaattcTGTCCATTAAAACTTAAATGggtgaaaaaaataatcactatagtattttttttgtctccaataaaatttgaacaaaaaaCTACATAATCCTCTTTATTTTATCAACCATTAGATCACCCccttaacatatattttttcacGATACTTCTCCAATATAGTCTAGTTGTACTTCGAGTTTAACTTTTATATCTTTAACAGTTCAAGAAATCTTTTAATTATGCAGATCAGGCTACGTCACGTCGAGTATCAAAAATGTCTATCACGTGAATTTAAGTTATGCATTTTATAGCTATTCACTTTTCTCTCTTGTTACATAGGGCTGCGTATTGGTCGATTTggttcaattttaaaatttatcgaTTTGACTTATTGGTTATTGGTTTGTAGATATGCTAAACGTTATAGAACCATCAAGATATCAATTTATCCATTTATTGATTATTAATTGTTATCGATTCGATTATTGGTTTAACCGTTAAATTTTCACACGgaaaaaatcattgaaaatcaCTTAGAAACAAAGCGACAAACCAATGAACCATGCACATGAGTTGACAAATTGTATCTTGGTTGAAAGCAAACACAGACATCTTATAGACTAGTCGAGAGTTTGAGACAAACAGAGATGAAAGTATGAAACTAAACCCTTACTTTATATACcgaatgatataaatataatttattaatttactatCGGGTTATAGGTTATTCCGTTAAGAAAAAATTCAAACCATTAAGAATTGATAACccgatataaaaataataaattaaaatcgtTACTGAAACCGCTAAaccaataacttttttttttcatttcaggTTATTAGTTTCGGTTCAATTTTGAACACCCCTACGTTACAATTAGAATTCGCCTGAAATATCACTTGCACTTCATCATTAGAAGACTATCAGTCCTACTTGACCCGTTCTCATTAGCCCTCCCTTCCGTCAGGGGCATCACAATGGCCCTTGTCATCTTGATTAAAACATTACCAAGAAACTCGTGCAGTCATATGCCTTTTTGTGTTTAGCAATAGCTGTAACCTAATGGTAAAGCACAGACATGTTCAGATGATATAATGCAAATTAGATctcattttcatccaaaaagaCAGAACCCCACACGCATACAATAATTCTTGTATCCAATGAATTTGAATAAACTAAGGTTTACAGCTAGCCCTTGCCCAATTtctatcataaaaaaaaataggatcCTTCCTACTATGCTCTGCTTCATATTGCATCCTACTATAAAATGGCTCCTTTAACCAAACCAATAACATCAACATTCACACTTTTTTCTTTAACAATTTCATCTTGCAAAATGGCTACTAAATTTTCATCAGcattgcttcttcttctttcaatACAAATGAGTATCCAATTACTAGCCTCAGCTGGTAATTTCTACAGAGATGTAGACATTACTTGGGGCGAAGGACGCGGTAAAATACAAGAAGGCGGTAGAGGCCTTGCCCTCTCTCTTGATAAACTTTCTGGCTCTGGTTTTCAGTCCAAAAATGAGTTTCTTTTTGGAAGGTTCGATATGCAACTTAAACTTGTTCCAGGAAACTCTGCTGGCACTGTCACCACTTTCTTTGTAAGTTTAATGTCTCTTATTAAAATTTGATGAACTCTTATATAATATCCAAACTCTTAATTATATGTCATCATGCTCATGATGATTTGTCctgttttttcttctcttttcgtCTTCATTAGTTATCTTCACAAGGAGAAGGACATGACGAGATTGATTTCGAGTTCTTGGGCAATGTCTCCGGTCAGCCTTACACAGTCCATACCAATGTATATACACAAGGAAAAGGAAACAAAGAACAACAATTTCACCTTTGGTTCGATCCAACTGCTGCGTTTCACACGTACTCCATTGTCTGGAACCCTCACCGCATAGTGTAAGTTACACAAAATTACCTCACATGTATACTCTGGTTTTTACACTATCAGATCACCTCAAATACTATAAGTCAAATAAAGTGCTACAACATGTTAAAATGTGAGAGAATTCGTTATACGTATGATCAAATGTATATAGGTTAGATTCATATTTTCTTAGAGATTGACTTTGAAACAATGAAAGTGGATATCGACTTACATtgatacttttaaaaaaaatgttatgcTGGTCAGTGTATATACGTTAAATCCAAATTCTTTTAAGTCCATTAGTGTTATTACATTTGATCTTACCAATTCTTTTGATATAATTCAGGTTCTTAGTAGATAACAGTCCAATTAGAGTATTCAACAACCACGAAAgcatcggaattccattcccaaaGAGTCAAGCAATGAAAGTATACTGCAGCTTGTGGAATGCAGATGAATGGGCAACACAAGGAGGCAGAGTGAAAACAGATTGGACACTTGCACCTTTCACTGCTTATTACAGAAACATCAACATTGATGGTTGTGCAGTATCATCAGGTACCTCTTCGTGTAAGTCTATCGGTTCAGCAAACAACGCGAAGCCATGGCAGACACATGAACTTGATGGTAAGGGACGGAATAGGCTCCGATGGGTGCAGAGCAGACACATGGTGTACAATTACTGTGCTGATTCTAAGAGGTTTCCTCAAGGATTCTCTGAAGAGTGCAAGCGTTCAAGATTTTAAGAGATGAGATCACTTGAGTGGTTGCTTAATTATGAGATGAAAGTGTGAAGCTCGTTATTCTTTGTACCAATAAATGTTTTTTGGGTTCTTGATCTTGTTTTTGTAATTGGTATTCAAGTTTCTCTCTGCAATGAAATAGTACACTGTTACTTGTTTTCACCATTCATTTCAGTTCCCAGCTTCCTTTCTTTAATATCGTTAGACGTTTGAATAAGGTACTATATTGATAGATAACTAAGAAAAATAAGTTACATAAAAAATGTAAGAATTACTTTAAACAGaatg
This sequence is a window from Solanum dulcamara chromosome 10, daSolDulc1.2, whole genome shotgun sequence. Protein-coding genes within it:
- the LOC129870428 gene encoding xyloglucan endotransglucosylase protein 1-like, with the translated sequence MATKFSSAFLLLVSILMCIQLLASAGNFYRDVDITWGEGRGKIQEGGRGLALSLDKLSGSGFQSKNEFLFGRFDMQLKLVPGNSAGTVTTFFLSSQGEGHDEIDFEFLGNVSGQPYTVHTNVYTQGKGNKEQQFHLWFDPTAAFHTYSIVWNPHRIVFLVDNSPIRVFNNHESIGIPFPKSQAMKVYCSLWNADEWATQGGRVKTDWTLAPFIAYYRNINIDGCAVSSGTSSCKSIGSANNAKPWQTHELDGKGRNRLRWVQSRHMVYNYCADSKRFPQGFSAECKSSRF
- the LOC129870392 gene encoding xyloglucan endotransglucosylase protein 1-like yields the protein MAPLTKPITSTFTLFSLTISSCKMATKFSSALLLLLSIQMSIQLLASAGNFYRDVDITWGEGRGKIQEGGRGLALSLDKLSGSGFQSKNEFLFGRFDMQLKLVPGNSAGTVTTFFLSSQGEGHDEIDFEFLGNVSGQPYTVHTNVYTQGKGNKEQQFHLWFDPTAAFHTYSIVWNPHRIVFLVDNSPIRVFNNHESIGIPFPKSQAMKVYCSLWNADEWATQGGRVKTDWTLAPFTAYYRNINIDGCAVSSGTSSCKSIGSANNAKPWQTHELDGKGRNRLRWVQSRHMVYNYCADSKRFPQGFSEECKRSRF